A single Phoenix dactylifera cultivar Barhee BC4 chromosome 1, palm_55x_up_171113_PBpolish2nd_filt_p, whole genome shotgun sequence DNA region contains:
- the LOC103718157 gene encoding CBL-interacting protein kinase 1-like isoform X1, which translates to MTKGGEIVRLGKYEIGRTLGEGNFGKVKHARRIDSGQSYAVKILERKRVIDLQIRDQIKREIGTLKLLRHPNVVRLYEVLASKTKIYMVLEYVTGGELFDKIALKGRLPEREGRKLFQQLIDAVSYCHDKGVFHRDLKPENVLLDAEGNIKISDFGLSALPQQFGNDGLLHTTCGSPNYVAPEVLANRGYDGAKSDIWSCGVILYVILTGYLPFDDRNLAVLYQKIFKGEFQIPKWLSPGARNMIRRILDPNPHTRINVAQIKEDGWFKQDYVPAMPEEEEEEEDKSSDDEAFSIKEVAETNEHGNIYTHINAFELIGMSSSLDLSGFFEKEDVSERKIRFTSTYSPKDLFERIEDIVTGMGFQVHKCHGKLKVMQQCKGSMTPQSLSAAAEVFELSPSLYVVELRKSYGDSSLYRQLCAKLSDDLGVCSSSSQQFLTKQSLMPELTGFEKEMPVVAM; encoded by the exons ATGACGAAGGGCGGGGAGATTGTACGGCTGGGGAAGTACGAGATCGGGCGGACGCTGGGGGAGGGCAATTTTGGGAAGGTGAAGCACGCGCGGAGGATCGACTCCGGCCAGAGCTACGCCGTTAAGATTCTCGAACGGAAGCGGGTCATCGACCTCCAGATTCGCGACCAG ATTAAGAGAGAAATCGGTACGCTGAAGCTTCTCCGGCATCCAAACGTTGTCCGCTTATACGAG GTCTTGGCAAGCAAAACCAAGATTTACATGGTCCTTGAATACGTAACTGGGGGTGAGCTATTTGACAAAATT GCATTGAAGGGGAGACTTCCAGAACGTGAAGGACGAAAGCTTTTCCAGCAGCTAATTGACGCTGTGAGCTATTGTCATGACAAAGGTGTCTTCCACAGGGACTTGAAG CCAGAGAATGTGCTTCTTGATGCAGAAGGGAACATTAAGATATCTGATTTTGGCCTTAGTGCTTTACCTCAACAATTTGGG AATGATGGGTTATTGCATACGACCTGTGGCAGTCCCAACTATGTTGCCCCTGAG GTTCTTGCCAACCGAGGATATGATGGTGCTAAGTCAGACATATGGTCTTGCGGCGTCATCTTATATGTTATTCTTACTGGATATCTTCCCTTTGATGATAGAAACCTTGCTGTCCTTTATCAAAAG ATATTCAAGGGTGAATTTCAAATTCCTAAATGGCTTTCCCCTGGAGCTCGAAACATGATAAGAAGGATACTTGATCCAAATCCGCATACCCGGATTAATGTGGCTCAAATCAAGGAAGATGGTTGGTTCAAGCAAGATTATGTTCCTGCCATGcctgaagaggaagaggaagaagaggataaaAGCTCTGATGATGAAGCCTTCTCAATCAAAGAG GTTGCGGAGACCAACGAACATGGAAATATATACACTCACATCAATGCTTTTGAGCTAATTGGAATGTCTTCATCCCTTGATCTTTCTGGGTTTTTTGAGAAAGAG GATGTTTCCGAAAGGAAGATCAGATTCACCTCAACTTACTCACCGAAGGATTTGTTTGAGAGGATTGAGGACATTGTCACTGGAATGGGATTTCAAGTTCACAAATGCCATGGCAAG TTGAAAGTTATGCAACAATGCAAGGGCTCAATGACCCCGCAGTCCCTTTCAGCTGCTGCAGAG GTTTTCGAGCTTAGCCCATCATTGTATGTTGTGGAATTGAGAAAATCATATGGAGATTCTTCATTATATAGACAG TTGTGTGCAAAGTTATCGGATGATTTGGGGGTTTGTAGCAGCAGCAGCCAACAATTCTTGACAAAGCAGTCCTTGATGCCAGAGCTCACTGGATTTGAAAAGGAAATGCCCGTTGTTGCAATGTGA
- the LOC103718157 gene encoding CBL-interacting protein kinase 1-like isoform X2, with amino-acid sequence MVLEYVTGGELFDKIALKGRLPEREGRKLFQQLIDAVSYCHDKGVFHRDLKPENVLLDAEGNIKISDFGLSALPQQFGNDGLLHTTCGSPNYVAPEVLANRGYDGAKSDIWSCGVILYVILTGYLPFDDRNLAVLYQKIFKGEFQIPKWLSPGARNMIRRILDPNPHTRINVAQIKEDGWFKQDYVPAMPEEEEEEEDKSSDDEAFSIKEVAETNEHGNIYTHINAFELIGMSSSLDLSGFFEKEDVSERKIRFTSTYSPKDLFERIEDIVTGMGFQVHKCHGKLKVMQQCKGSMTPQSLSAAAEVFELSPSLYVVELRKSYGDSSLYRQLCAKLSDDLGVCSSSSQQFLTKQSLMPELTGFEKEMPVVAM; translated from the exons ATGGTCCTTGAATACGTAACTGGGGGTGAGCTATTTGACAAAATT GCATTGAAGGGGAGACTTCCAGAACGTGAAGGACGAAAGCTTTTCCAGCAGCTAATTGACGCTGTGAGCTATTGTCATGACAAAGGTGTCTTCCACAGGGACTTGAAG CCAGAGAATGTGCTTCTTGATGCAGAAGGGAACATTAAGATATCTGATTTTGGCCTTAGTGCTTTACCTCAACAATTTGGG AATGATGGGTTATTGCATACGACCTGTGGCAGTCCCAACTATGTTGCCCCTGAG GTTCTTGCCAACCGAGGATATGATGGTGCTAAGTCAGACATATGGTCTTGCGGCGTCATCTTATATGTTATTCTTACTGGATATCTTCCCTTTGATGATAGAAACCTTGCTGTCCTTTATCAAAAG ATATTCAAGGGTGAATTTCAAATTCCTAAATGGCTTTCCCCTGGAGCTCGAAACATGATAAGAAGGATACTTGATCCAAATCCGCATACCCGGATTAATGTGGCTCAAATCAAGGAAGATGGTTGGTTCAAGCAAGATTATGTTCCTGCCATGcctgaagaggaagaggaagaagaggataaaAGCTCTGATGATGAAGCCTTCTCAATCAAAGAG GTTGCGGAGACCAACGAACATGGAAATATATACACTCACATCAATGCTTTTGAGCTAATTGGAATGTCTTCATCCCTTGATCTTTCTGGGTTTTTTGAGAAAGAG GATGTTTCCGAAAGGAAGATCAGATTCACCTCAACTTACTCACCGAAGGATTTGTTTGAGAGGATTGAGGACATTGTCACTGGAATGGGATTTCAAGTTCACAAATGCCATGGCAAG TTGAAAGTTATGCAACAATGCAAGGGCTCAATGACCCCGCAGTCCCTTTCAGCTGCTGCAGAG GTTTTCGAGCTTAGCCCATCATTGTATGTTGTGGAATTGAGAAAATCATATGGAGATTCTTCATTATATAGACAG TTGTGTGCAAAGTTATCGGATGATTTGGGGGTTTGTAGCAGCAGCAGCCAACAATTCTTGACAAAGCAGTCCTTGATGCCAGAGCTCACTGGATTTGAAAAGGAAATGCCCGTTGTTGCAATGTGA